A portion of the Magnolia sinica isolate HGM2019 chromosome 17, MsV1, whole genome shotgun sequence genome contains these proteins:
- the LOC131230421 gene encoding glutathione S-transferase F13-like codes for MDVEAHNFNQPISAIIHQILSPLLGGTTDDQVVETNVEKLSKVLDVYEERLSKSKYLAGDFYSLADLHHIPYIQYFTKTPKASRISSLPHVKAWWDDISSWPASTKVIEGMTFGGKA; via the coding sequence ATGGATGTGGAAGCTCATAATTTCAATCAGCCAATCTCAGCCATCATCCATCAGATCCTTAGTCCATTGCTCGGTGGGACCACTGACGATCAAGTGGTCGAGACGAATGTTGAGAAACTAAGCAAGGTTCTCGATGTCTATGAAGAGAGGCTGTCCAAGAGCAAGTACTTAGCTGGGGATTTCTACAGCTTGGCGGATCTGCATCACATCCCATACATTCAGTACTTCACGAAGACTCCCAAAGCTTCACGGATTAGCTCACTCCCGCATGTGAAGGCATGGTGGGATGACATCTCGTCGTGGCCTGCTTCCACGAAAGTCATTGAGGGGATGACCTTTGGAGGAAAAGCATGA
- the LOC131231467 gene encoding glutathione S-transferase F13-like, with the protein MALKVYGPPFSTCAARVLFSLHEMGVDYELVPVNFSAGEHKQPSYLATKNPFGQVPALEDGDLTLFESRAITRYIVTKHKGMGADLLRLDNPNKSALVGVWMEVEARNFNEPISAIVHQILVSPLLGVTTDDQVVETNAEKLSKVLDVYEERLSKSKYLAGNFYSLADLHHIPYIHYFMKTPKASLISSRPHVKAWWDDISSRPASKKVIEGMTFGEKA; encoded by the exons atggcgCTGAAGGTATACGGTcctcccttttccacgtgcgcgGCACGTGTGCTCTTCTCCCTGCATGAGATGGGCGTTGATTACGAGCTCGTTCCCGTAAACTTCTCAGCAGGCGAGCACAAGCAGCCTTCCTACCTCGCCACCAAAAAC CCGTTTGGTCAGGTCCCGGCTTTGGAGGATGGCGATCTCACGCTCTTTG AATCTCGTGCGATCACCCGTTACATAGTGACCAAGCATAAGGGCATGGGCGCTGATCTTTTGAGGCTTGACAACCCCAATAAGTCTGCATTGGTTGGAGTCTGGATGGAAGTGGAAGCCCGTAATTTCAATGAGCCAATCTCAGCCATCGTCCATCAGATCCTTGTCAGTCCCTTACTCGGTGTGACCACCGATGATCAAGTGGTCGAGACGAATGCCGAGAAACTAAGCAAGGTTCTCGATGTCTATGAAGAGAGGCTGTCCAAGAGCAAGTACTTAGCTGGGAATTTCTACAGCTTAGCTGATCTGCATCACATCCCATACATTCACTACTTCATGAAGACTCCCAAAGCTTCACTGATTAGCTCACGCCCGCACGTGAAGGCATGGTGGGATGACATCTCGTCGCGGCCTGCTTCCAAGAAAGTCATTGAGGGGATGACCTTTGGAGAAAAAGCATGA